A single Aspergillus puulaauensis MK2 DNA, chromosome 7, nearly complete sequence DNA region contains:
- a CDS encoding putative clock controled protein (Ccg-8) (COG:S;~EggNog:ENOG410PFW1;~InterPro:IPR013927;~go_function: GO:0003714 - transcription corepressor activity [Evidence IEA]) — protein sequence MDRSSGGIATLNTSLSSVSVRDATANPPPSATPNPSYSSHSSSNSCAPSSQPPSVSSTSQHVPSMMEVDNTAVADDRSRRDTSVLSLDDLEAAQALEGLRTDFGASPRSSQQTTASPESKSQPEPILSLLTSTHPLISSAINGSVAAYTTSKSYSPRFKSSAEFIERNIGSPVASTVHSVGRKTGVEGSLRWALQRHASNSSESNRSKRRKVASDEDSSEKDLEIGVVPNMDSNKPPEAPELYLNESLPPYDDEKSPNYDDLGKEGSSRQSTWQSRLMISTSGLGVAMSEESLKSLQYCLTWLKWANGRLGNSIVALQETLKEWDSLPQKNGDGSSVNNQTLLSQRIQALRHDVLSTLKQVVDVVSKYAGGALPENARHLVRRHLTSLPHRFQVATTACPTPDEAGTSSELSSSGRRILVLAQEGLDMMSQVSGVVNDTLVSAEHWCERLGRKRPGNKNAAEVQPEAREYPSDIKQPITEAPQDTPMTGLEKT from the exons ATGGACCGCAGCTCAGGCGGCATTGCTACCCTCaacacctccctctcctcagtCTCCGTCCGCGACGCCACCGcgaatcctcctccctctgcGACACCGAATCCTAGCTACTCGTCTCATTCGTCTTCGAACTCCTgcgctccttcatctcaacCGCCCTCCGTCTCCTCGACCTCTCAACATGTGCCCTCTatgatggaggtggataATACAGCCGTGGCTGACGACCGCTCTCGTCGCGATACCAGCGTCTTGTCTTTGGACGACCTTGAAGCCGCTCAAGCACTTGAAGGTCTTCGCACAG ACTTCGGCGCATCACCCAGATCTTCGCAACAGACCACCGCATCACCCGAATCTAAATCGCAACCAGAACCCATTCTCTCATTGTTAACATCCACCCACCCCCTGATATCCTCTGCGATCAACGGATCGGTTGCTGCATATACTACCTCGAAATCATATTCCCCGCGTTTCAAATCTAGTGCCGAGTTCATTGAACGGAACATTGGCTCTCCTGTAGCCAGCACTGTCCATAGCGTTGGTCGCAAGACAGGCGTGGAGGGCAGTCTCCGCTGGGCTTTACAACGACAcgcatccaactcctccgaGTCCAATCGGTCAAAACGCCGCAAGGTCGCTAGTGACGAAGATTCCAGCGAAAAAGATCTAGAAATAGGCGTGGTTCCGAATATGGATTCCAACAAGCCGCCCGAGGCTCCAGAGCTCTACCTTAATGAGTCTCTACCTCCGTACGACGACGAGAAATCACCCAACTATGATGACCTCGGCAAGGAGGGTTCTTCCCGTCAGTCTACATGGCAAAGCCGGCTCATGATCTCAACCTCTGGCCTGGGAGTTGCCATGAGCGAAGAGTCACTGAAGAGCTTGCAATATTGCTTAACCTGGTTGAAATGGGCCAATGGCAGGTTGGGAAATTCTATTGTGGCTTTGCAGGAGACACTCAAGGAATGGGACTCTCTTCCGCAGAAGAACGGAGATGGCTCTTCGGTCAACAACCAGACTCTGCTATCACAACGCATCCAGGCTCTAAGGCACGATGTGTTATCCACCTTGAAGCAGGTGGTAGATGTTGTCTCCAAGTATGCCGGTGGGGCACTTCCCGAGAATGCGCGCCATCTAGTTCGCCGTCACCTCACTTCTCTTCCGCATCGATTCCAAgtcgcaacaacagcctgccCTACGCCAGACGAGGCCGGCACATCGTCCGAGCTCTCTAGCAGTGGCCGCCGGATCCTCGTGCTTGCTCAGGAGGGCTTGGATATGATGTCGCAAGTCAGTGGCGTTGTCAACGACACTCTCGTGAGTGCTGAGCACTGGTGCGAGCGGCTGGGCCGCAAGCGTCCGGGAAACAAGAACGCTGCTGAAGTTCAACCGGAAGCGCGGGAATACCCGTCCGATATCAAACAACCCATCACAGAAGCTCCTCAAGATACCCCCATGACCGGGCTAGAAAAGACATAA
- a CDS encoding uncharacterized protein (TransMembrane:1 (o20-39i)) has translation MPQSLSQPAPQIQEPQSFVIGFLPWFCLSISSIFILILLRKHIAGLCRNLWSYLPCSLRISVENFSFGQNCRRKGVYMKIDESGEIGNDDCFVNTGNDEDISHNWQARINYHGYETPSETETDDLELDSNNTLNLTLTKYFNPTTSLVFQHILEPPSPVTSFFPRPLKLTSRKSYQREESTNARNARPLTPIDHKNANTEGAMDAPTGWVHNIIETAVRRLERLHTAEYSHSRTSP, from the exons ATGCCTCAATCTTTATCCCAACCAGCGCCGCAGATTCAGGAACCCCAATCATTCGTCATTGGCTTCCTTCCCTGGTTTTGTCTATCTATCTCATCTATCTTCATCCTTATCCTACTCCGAAAACACATCGCGGGCCTGTGTCGGAATCTATGGTCATACCTACCGTGCAGCCTCAGGATCAGTGTTGAGAACTTCAGTTTTGGCCAAAACTGTCGGAGAAAGGGAGTGTATATGAAAATTGATGAGAGTGGCGAGATCGGAAACGATGATTGTTTTGTCAATACTGGTAACGACGAAGATATATC ACATAATTGGCAAGCGAGAATAAATTATCATGGCTACGAGACGCCCAGCGAGACCGAAACCGACGATTTAGAGCTCGACAGCAACAATACCCTTAACCTCACCCTCACAAAGTACTTCAACCCTACAACATCCCTGGTCTTCCAACACATTCTCGAACCGCCGTCCCCAGTTACGTCTTTCTTCCCACGTCCATTGAAGTTGACATCGCGAAAATCTTATCAACGCGAAGAAAGCACCAATGCTCGCAACGCTCGACCCCTCACGCCCATTGACCACAAGAATGCCAACACGGAGGGGGCCATGGACGCACCTACAGGATGGGTGCATAATATCATCGAAACAGCAGTGAGGAGGCTCGAGAGATTACACACCGCAGAATACAGCCACAGCAGGACTAGTCCATAA
- a CDS encoding uncharacterized protein (COG:S;~EggNog:ENOG410PZ6D;~TransMembrane:1 (o6-30i)) has product MIALTTAVAIAVTCSVIFMVSAVVITIIWIKIRQERRSLALIRTAHGSYAHGLSTFPAETFTELSREEGSALRQYGQLPYGRPTEWGLLSSRESLDQSAGDKSPIQLLKKTRSFSLKHSLSSKSKKQSKNLARNVSLTTLTEASEAPHPQGVSDSRDNLVVSAVDGVLELPAETTPRHTPDKEEAPLSAGNSIRPITGVWPLLHQQDRSSGLFPVFEDHYTGYDPTRSRTRGGSITSQTAGTAPDQPVPPPPCAYPPNRFRLSKADSLRYSSVSLETADSSILDDSRRASVNIDGNFISPALPPCPTFAPYSANDVGREYERRNFAPNGAPFVFPPNSPARKGQRVEYERTSPRRSFTARSPSRSSERISPPPRRSESLSAKQAQDATSKPHLDLDNIPPLNTRASKAGLLPYFSQMQRHSMHGGPRRDNDPFYGGTASSHSFTYNTYAPGRRASSFVPQELSSQAPNGHPKPPLASAMKSSGHRKGHRRQNCVRISIHPPITFAGPAFSPMVEEPEEPEEMNALELRRSEISDLSMSNISRNSSVSALSTTFRNSIQDFQPDRPISRIIEIPDDGQTDSYGSPVKKKRLTQQDPGLATEKSLPGILTSLPATADKDSLSHTPSPEREPPIWKTSDYKCSPTTLENSPAPGSPRRSAIMGPRSQPKPARNSYQSLIPSEDAKSAPPPLNVNRPPRTHSTKESNEKPPLSLRRAKTEAKDQPPRSQSQSDTTKASNYTTSSSSTSIANKTPGAQVSAIVPIWEDKIRKDSQAMPRRSTVSLVYSPPNMGVKRETSPQRSQADKMTRMASYRNKNGYTTPKKTVGLGIGATTPGSLYDGDGFLKE; this is encoded by the coding sequence ATGATCGCGTTGACAACCGCCGTCGCGATAGCAGTTACCTGCTCGGTTATCTTCATGGTTTCCGCAGTGGTCATCACTATCATTTGGATCAAGATTCGTCAGGAGCGAAGGTCGCTTGCGCTAATAAGGACTGCTCACGGCTCCTACGCTCATGGACTTTCGACTTTCCCCGCTGAAACGTTCACCGAGTTGTCGCGCGAAGAAGGCTCCGCACTACGACAATATGGACAGCTTCCATACGGAAGACCGACGGAATGGGGCCTACTATCTTCAAGGGAAAGCTTGGATCAATCCGCCGGGGACAAGTCACCAATTCAACTGCTCAAAAAGACGCGCAGCTTCTCACTCAAACACTCTTTGTCTTCCAAGTCAAAAAAACAATCCAAGAACCTGGCGAGAAATGTGTCCCTGACGACCTTGACGGAGGCCTCCGAAGCACCACATCCCCAAGGAGTGTCGGATTCAAGAGACAACTTGGTTGTCTCAGCAGTCGATGGAGTATTGGAGCTACCTGCGGAGACAACCCCCAGGCATACACCAGATAAAGAGGAAGCACCGCTGAGTGCAGGCAATTCGATCCGGCCCATTACAGGAGTCTGGCCGTTGCTTCACCAGCAGGATCGATCCAGTGGTCTTTTCCCCGTGTTTGAGGACCATTACACAGGCTATGACCcaaccagatccagaactCGCGGTGGCAGCATCACATCTCAAACAGCCGGAACAGCACCGGACCAGCCCGTTCCGCCTCCACCTTGTGCATACCCCCCGAATCGTTTCCGCTTATCAAAGGCCGACTCGTTACGATACTCGTCTGTGAGCCTTGAAACGGCAGATAGCTCGATCCTAGATGACAGCCGAAGAGCATCCGTAAACATCGATGGCAACTTCATATCCCCTGCATTACCACCCTGTCCAACATTTGCCCCATACAGTGCAAATGACGTTGGAAGAGAGTACGAACGCAGAAACTTTGCGCCAAATGGCGCTCCATTCGTTTTCCCCCCCAATTCTCCTGCGCGCAAAGGCCAAAGAGTGGAATATGAGCGTACTTCGCCTCGCCGCAGTTTTACTGCACGCAGTCCATCTCGTTCGTCCGAACGGATAAGTCCACCACCCAGGCGAAGCGAGTCTTTGTCCGCCAAACAAGCCCAAGATGCAACCTCCAAACCACATCTTGACCTGGATAATATTCCTCCACTGAATACAAGGGCCAGTAAAGCCGGATTACTGCCCTATTTCAGTCAGATGCAGCGCCACTCAATGCATGGTGGTCCACGAAGGGATAATGACCCCTTTTATGGTGGGACAGCCTCATCACATAGCTTTACATACAACACTTATGCACCAGGAAGACGTGCAAGCAGCTTTGTACCTCAGGAGCTGTCATCTCAAGCACCAAATGGCCATCCCAAACCGCCTCTAGCATCAGCTATGAAGAGCAGTGGGCATCGGAAGGGACACAGGCGACAAAATTGTGTGCGAATCTCCATCCACCCTCCTATAACATTTGCGGGACCTGCATTCTCCCCCATGGTCGAGGAGCCAGAAGAACCAGAGGAAATGAATGCTTTGGAGCTCCGCCGGTCCGAGATATCTGATCTGTCAATGTCGAATATCTCACGCAACTCCAGTGTTTCCGCTTTGTCTACCACCTTTCGAAACAGCATCCAGGATTTTCAGCCGGACCGCCCAATCTCTCGAATAATTGAGATTCCCGATGATGGCCAGACAGACTCCTACGGTAGCCCGGtcaagaagaaaaggctgaCACAACAAGATCCCGGCCTAGCCACCGAGAAGTCTTTACCTGGTATCCTCACAAGCTTGCCAGCAACCGCAGATAAAGATAGCTTGTCCCATACTCCATCTCCAGAGCGAGAGCCACCTATATGGAAGACTTCAGACTATAAATGTTCACCCACAACATTAGAGAATTCACCAGCGCCAGGGAGCCCTCGCCGGTCAGCGATCATGGGACCACGAAGCCAACCCAAACCTGCCCGCAATAGCTACCAATCCCTGATCCCATCGGAGGATGCGAAATCGGCACCTCCGCCACTCAACGTCAACCGCCCGCCACGAACTCACAGCACCAAAGAGTCGAACGAGAAGCCACCGTTATCTCTCCGACGGGCCAAGACCGAAGCCAAAGACCAACCACCGCGGAGCCAGAGCCAATCCGACACCACAAAAGCCAGTAACTACACCACGAGCTCATCATCTACGAGCATCGCGAACAAGACTCCTGGGGCACAAGTCAGCGCGATAGTCCCGATATGGGAGGACAAAATCAGAAAGGATTCTCAGGCAATGCCGCGGAGGTCAACCGTCTCCCTTGTCTATAGCCCCCCTAATATGGGTGTCAAGAGGGAAACATCACCGCAACGTAGTCAGGCTGACAAGATGACGCGCATGGCGAGCTATCGGAACAAGAACGGCTATACGACTCCTAAGAAAACAGTTGGGTTGGGAATCGGCGCAACTACGCCTGGGAGTCTGTACGATGGAGATGGGTTTCTAAAAGAGTGA
- a CDS encoding Voldacs domain-containing protein (COG:S;~EggNog:ENOG410PRAA;~InterPro:IPR039924,IPR011993;~PFAM:PF03517), which produces MEPLTSAPETSAFVSLSVHQSRTPDSFHSGPAVLHYHATNCKLVGLEHDLSSTPALNTLRGAEVNGSNSSPENLQRNDANGGDGEPEKEVVIGGLDVWVTSDKFLLYKPSASTGFSVPYRSILLHAIQRLKVPAQDQPTEVQGLYMNITKPQSPASFPQESDEEETLALTLVPPTTPSSSSGDANANTDAEPESESQTQKLYDAVSACANLHPDPVEEEDEDSGAFASGLVFPGAAEGGLPPPVDGSSGWITADNMHEFFDEEGNWIGEGDVPGLPGLGEGLGPGAGTVREREEQGDEQGGADEDAGADADETKWRRTD; this is translated from the exons ATGGAGCCCTTAACATCGGCCCCCGAGACATCTGCCTTCGTTTCTCTCTCCGTGCATCAGTCGCGCACACCAGACTCCTTCCACTCCGGCCCCGCAGTCCTGCACTACCACGCCACAAACTGCAAACTCGTCGGCCTCGAGCACGATCTCTCCTCGACACCAGCACTCAATACTCTCCGCGGCGCAGAAGTCAACGGATCAAACTCGAGCCCCGAAAACCTGCAAAGGAACGATGCGAATGGAGGCGACGGCGAACCCGAGAAGGAAGTCGTCATTGGGGGGTTAGATGTCTGGGTAACTTCCGA TAAATTTCTCCTCTATAAGCCTAGCGCTTCCACAGGCTTCTCAGTTCCCTACCGATCCATATTGCTACATGCGATCCAGCGCCTGAAGGTCCCCGCCCAAGACCAACCGACCGAAGTTCAAGGTCTCTATATGAATATCACGAAACCGCAATCTCCCGCATCATTCCCACAGGAatccgatgaagaagagaccCTCGCCCTGACACTTGTCCCTCCTACAACcccgtcgtcctcgtccgGGGACGCAAATGCAAATACAGACGCGGAGCCCGAATCAGAATCACAGACCCAAAAGCTTTACGACGCCGTGTCGGCGTGCGCAAATCTTCACCCGGACCctgtcgaggaggaagacgaagatagCGGTGCTTTCGCCTCTGGTCTTGTTTTCCCCGGTGCTGCAGAGGGTGGATTGCCGCCTCCAGTGGATGGGAGCTCTGGGTGGATTACGGCAGATAACATGCACGAGTTTTTCGATGAGGAGGGAAATTGGATTGGGGAAGGAGATGTGCCGGGCTTGCCAGGCTTGGGGGAAGGGCTTGGGCCTGGCGCCGGGACtgtgagggagagagaggagcaaGGAGATGAGCAGGGTGGtgctgatgaggatgctggtgCGGATGCCGATGAAACGAAATGGAGGAGGACTGATTGA
- a CDS encoding uncharacterized protein (COG:S;~EggNog:ENOG410PPUK) produces the protein MMYESYRPHPLLAQIPLTVSPFINLPSTVTLPYTYKSVPSTLPPSVTVDPSNPDAKPRYVISASGEHAASPEDILTSCKALEQHLNKTNTDGDKAINDWQESISARELAEKRRVAPGWLDRDEKLLQPSNASHRFSQAQPNQSLLDSVAPDSPAAELPSMAPRNEGEELDRAFGGLDLK, from the exons ATGATGTACGAATCATACC GGCCCCATCCGCTGCTCGCCCAGATCCCATTAACCGTCTCCccattcatcaacctccccagCACAGTCACCCTCCCCTACACCTACAAATCTGTTCCATCCACGCTTCCTCCTTCTGTCACCGTCGACCCAAGCAATCCAGATGCCAAACCTCGTTACGTCATCTCAGCCAGCGGGGAGCATGCCGCATCCCCTGAGGACATTCTCACCTCTTGCAAGGCCCTCGAGCAGCATCTAAACAAGACAAATACCGATGGCGATAAAGCAATTAATGATTGGCAAGAGTCAATTTCCGCGCGAGAGCTCGCAGAGAAACGCCGTGTAGCCCCTGGTTGGCTCGATCGCGACGAGAAGCTTCTACAGCCGAGTAATGCATCACATCGCTTCTCACAGGCGCAGCCAAACCAGAGTTTACTAGATAGTGTGGCTCCAGACTCGCCTGCCGCAGAGTTACCATCCATGGCTCCGAGAAATGAAGGCGAGGAGCTAGATAGAGCTTTCGGAGGACTCGATCTGAAGTGA
- the CNA1 gene encoding serine/threonine-protein phosphatase 2B catalytic subunit (COG:T;~EggNog:ENOG410PGAU;~InterPro:IPR029052,IPR006186,IPR004843,IPR041751, IPR043360;~PFAM:PF00149;~go_function: GO:0016787 - hydrolase activity [Evidence IEA];~go_function: GO:0033192 - calmodulin-dependent protein phosphatase activity [Evidence IEA];~go_process: GO:0097720 - calcineurin-mediated signaling [Evidence IEA]), with protein sequence MDPRMDKNIARAVTDKPPVPEIDFTLHVMEDGTQVSTMERVVKEVQAPALQTPTDEQFWDPEDQTKPNLQFLKQHFYREGRLTEDQALWIIHTGTQVLKSEPNLLEMDAPITVCGDVHGQYYDLMKLFEVGGDPSETRYLFLGDYVDRGYFSIECVLYLWALKIWYPNTLWLLRGNHECRHLTDYFTFKLECKHKYSETIYEACIESFCALPLAAVMNKQFLCIHGGLSPELHTLEDIKSIDRFREPPTHGLMCDILWADPLEDFGQEKTGDYFIHNSVRGCSYFFSYPAACAFLEKNNLLSVIRAHEAQDAGYRMYRKTRTTGFPSVMTIFSAPNYLDVYNNKAAVLKYENNVMNIRQFNCTPHPYWLPNFMDVFTWSLPFVGEKITDMLIAILNTCSKEELEDETPSTISPAESSPPMPMDTESTEFKRRAIKNKILAIGRLSRVFQVLREESERVTELKTAAGGRLPAGTLMLGAEGIKQAITNFEDARKVDLQNERLPPSHDEVVRRSEEERRIALDRAAHEADNDAGLATVARRISMSAGSKGRRPRPDIGGRE encoded by the exons ATGGATCCCAGGATGGATAAGAATATCGCCCGAGCCGTGACCGATAAGCCCCCGGTTCCGGAGATTGATTTCACCCTCCATGTAATGGAAGATGGCACGCAGGTGTCAACCATGGAACGCGTTGTCAAAG AGGTGCAAGCACCCGCACTACAGACCCCAACAGACGAGCAGTTTTGGGATCCTGAAGACCAAACAAAACCGAACCTGCAGTTTCTCAAGCAACATTTCTATCGGGAAGGTCGCCTCACCGAGGACCAGGCGCTATGGATTATACACACCGGCACTCAAGTACTGAAGTCGGAGCCCAACCTGTTAGAGATGGATGCGCCCATAACTGTTTGCGGTGATGTCCACGGGCAGTACTACGATCTGATGAAGCTATTTGAAGTCGGAGGAGACCCCTCGGAAACACGGTATCTATTCTTGGGCGATTATGTCGATCGTGGTTACTTCAGTATTGAG TGTGTTCTCTACCTCTGGGCACTGAAAATCTGGTATCCGAACACGCTCTGGTTGCTTCGAGGCAATCACGAATGCCGACACTTGACGGATTACTTCACTTTCAAGTTGGAGTGTAAGCACAAATATAGCGAGACCATCTACGAAGCCTGCATCGAATCATTTTGCGCGCTGCCGCTGGCGGCGGTCATGAACAAGCAATTCCTCTGCATCCACGGAGGATTGAGTCCCGAATTGCATACCTTGGAAGATATCAAGTCG ATTGATCGATTTAGAGAACCGCCAACCCACGGCCTTATGTGCGATATTCTCTGGGCGGATCCTTTGGAGGACTTCGGTCAAGAAAAGACCGGCGACTACTTCATCCACAACAGTGTTCGAGGGTGCTCGTATTTTTTCTCCTACCCAGCCGCGTGTGCTTTCCTAGAGAAGAACAACTTGCTTTCAGTCATTCGCGCCCACGAGGCTCAGGATGCCGGTTACCGCATGTATCGCAAGACTAGGACTACCGGGTTCCCCAGCGTCATGACCATTTTCAGCGCTCCGAACTATTTGGATGTATACAACAACAAGGCCGCCGTCCTGAAGTATGAAAACAACGTCATGAATATTCGGCAATTCAACTGCACTCCTCACCCTTACTGGTTGCCCAACTTTATGGATGTGTTCACCTGGTCGCTACCTTTCGTTGGTGAAAAGATTACCGACAtgctcatcgccatcctcaacacTTGCTCCAAAGAGGAGCTTGAAGACGAAACACCTTCAACGATCTCACCCGCCGAATCTTCTCCCCCTATGCCCATGGATACAGAGAGCACCGAATTCAAGCGACGCGCCATCAAGAACAAGATTCTTGCCATTGGCCGGTTGTCTCGCGTCTTCCAGGTGTTGCGTGAGGAGTCTGAGCGGGTTACCGAACTCAAAACCGCAGCTGGAGGCCGGCTTCCTGCGGGTACTCTGATGCTAGGAGCGGAAGGAATCAAGCAGGCTATCACTAACTTCGAAGATGCCCGCAAGGTTGATTTGCAGAACGAACGTCTCCCGCCAAGTCATGACGAAGTGGTTCGACGcagtgaagaagagagacGCATTGCGCTTGACCGCGCTGCCCATGAAGCCGACAACGACGCCGGCCTCGCCACAGTTGCAAGGCGGATTAGCAT GTCCGCTGGCTCAAAAGGCCGTCGGCCCCGCCCGGACATCGGTGGTCGGGAATAG
- a CDS encoding uncharacterized protein (COG:S;~EggNog:ENOG410PHMW;~TransMembrane:1 (o560-584i)) produces MPLNLRGSLPKSIPRKRNSTTKTLHSCPSCANTQQHRTLSTRRSNHHDAVSSPRLRAGVQSQTQLQNLTSRPQSLANSKLFSTAPSTIHTARHVPPRLRELYESLAHIPSVAPEQVNISRLQLALRGLESENPLIRVAVLGLNDVSSARKLVRLLLADPLKGKEDWEDMLDSVSEQGGLERGLLIRYGEVSESISNHLVPTISVPSQVLKKGNLEILVTTLGAGADTSAAQLTPDTFLVPTVTIPTSHTGRHNMVRYPVHRSIVCAQGVDGLLSYSGLIAQSDIKKEADSIYAAVEMGVTGPINDDRISFVDTNRADEALSKFRESVRNAALYERGWNSSGVQPVVDWLSSARGKEGSLVPSLRSLISSLVDAAEQGVVAQETKRVREQGEASVSEDVRADLDQTVSALAEKGHTELRGALEEGFATKKWRGLAWWKLFWRVDDVSMITSEILEKKYLRRAEKDVIWTAGQLAQAGLQEPTAQESVDIKAPTEGVVESRSGNVSVAVVEPPKEEKMPWPTQITKSRAHLLNTTVPSLQAIAQRLVLFSLSTTSLTSTLSLLTYISLPAASVYDTCTFAAVGLIYSLRRQQRKWEAARTFWEEEVRDNGRTALLKTEEQLRKTVQEGGRVQLPVTAHGARRAITKAREALDNVH; encoded by the exons ATGCCTCTCAATCTCCGCGGCTCGCTCCCCAAGAGCATACCGCGTAAGAGGAACTCAACGACGAAAACACTCCACTCCTGTCCGTCCTGTGCCAACACCCAGCAACATAGAACCCTCTCCACGCGTCGGAGCAACCACCACGATGCCGTCTCCTCTCCTCGACTCCGTGCGGGAGTACAATCGCAAACGCAGCTGCAGAACCTAACATCACGCCCACAATCCCTCGCAAACTCGAAATTATTCTCGACCGCCCCATCAACTATCCACACAGCCCGTCATGTTCCCCCGCGATTAAGGGAACTGTACGAGTCCCTCGCGCATATTCCGAGCGTTGCGCCAGAACAAGTGAATATAAGTCGCCTGCAATTGGCGCTACGTGGATTAGAATCGGAAAATCCTTTGATAAGAGTTGCGG TTCTTGGCTTAAACGATGTTTCTTCGGCGCGAAAACTGGTGAGGCTTTTACTAGCTGATCCATtgaaggggaaagaagattGGGAAGATATGCTGGATTCGGTTTCTGAGCAGGGGGGGTTAGAGAGAGGTTTGCTGATTAG ATACGGGGAAGTTTCGGAAAGTATCTCGAACCACCTTGTGCCTACTATCTCAGTACCGTCGCAGGTTTTAAAGAAGGGCAATTTGGAAATCTTGGTTACGACTCTAGGCGCGGGAGCCGACACATCCGCTGCGCAGCTGACGCCGGATACGTTTTTGGTGCCAACGGTGACCATTCCCACTTCGCATACAGGACGGCATAATATGGTGCGATATCCAGTGCACAGGAGCATTGTGTGCGCGCAAGGAGTGGATGGATTACTCTCTTACAGTGGGTTGATTGCTCAGTCTGACATAAAGAAGGAGGCAGATTCCATATATGCGGCTGTCGAGATGGGGGTTACTGGACCTATCAATGACGATCGGATTAGTTTTGTGGATACCAACAGGGCGGACGAAGCCCTGTCCAAATTCCGCGAATCTGTGCGAAATGCCGCCCTGTATGAACGTGGATGGAATAGCAGTGGGGTGCAGCCAGTTGTGGACTGGTTATCGTCTGCTCGTGGCAAGGAAGGGAGTCTAGTTCCATCTTTGAGATCACTTATAAGTTCCCTGGTTGATGCCGCAGAGCAAGGCGTTGTGGCACAGGAAACTAAGAGAGTCCGGGAGCAAGGGGAGGCCTCTGTTTCGGAAGATGTTCGAGCAGACCTTGACCAAACTGTTTCCGCGTTGGCTGAGAAGGGACATACGGAACTGCGCGGCGCGCTTGAGGAAGGGTTCGCAACGAAGAAATGGCGTGGTTTGGCATGGTGGAAGCTATTCTGGCGCGTCGACGACGTGAGCATGATTACCTCCGAGATCCTAGAGAAGAAGTATCTGCGTCGCGCCGAGAAGGACGTGATTTGGACCGCTGGTCAACTCGCGCAGGCTGGCCTGCAGGAACCGACAGCGCAAGAGTCGGTAGACATCAAGGCTCCCACGGAGGGGGTAGTTGAGAGTAGAAGCGGAAACGTCTCTGTGGCTGTCGTGGAGCCCCcgaaagaagagaaaatgcCATGGCCCACGCAAATCACCAAGAGTCGCGCGCATCTACTCAACACCACGGTGCCATCGCTACAGGCAATAGCACAACGCCTGGTGCTCTTCAGCTTATCGACGACGTCACTGACCTCTACTCTCTCCCTACTGACCTACATCTCGCTACCGGCAGCCTCGGTATACGATACCTGCACCTTCGCAGCTGTCGGGCTGATATACTCGCTGCGCCGACAACAGCGGAAATGGGAAGCGGCACGGACAttctgggaagaagaagtgcgCGACAACGGCCGAACCGCTCTTCTCAAGACAGAAGAGCAGCTGCGCAAAACCGTCCAAGAAGGCGGACGGGTCCAGCTCCCCGTAACGGCACACGGGGCCCGAAGAGCGATCACAAAGGCCCGCGAAGCGCTCGACAACGTACACTAG